Proteins from one bacterium genomic window:
- a CDS encoding NADH-quinone oxidoreductase subunit H, with protein sequence MTDLVLTTFLKMAFILAVILGLVPVLIWAERKGSAFIQDRTGPNRAGIAGIRLAGLIHPIADVLKLLFKEDVRPAGVHRVLYALAPFLVFFVSLLTYAVIPFGDYLEVGGRRIPLVVADLDVGILYVLAIASLGTYGIVMGGWASNNKYTFLGAVRSTSQMISYEISMGLALMGLLLVSQSLRLTDVVAGQGVLLWGFLPRWGVVIQPLGAILFMTAAFAETNRNPFDLPEGESELVSGYHLEYSSMKFALFFMAEYTNLVVASALIATLYFGGWNIPWLPRAVIEARAGVLLPLLLAAHVAICALAAALYLRRASRERGRFGDGRDREPGLMAGVCVLLGLAGLAALALRPWEIGPAGASLLATALQVGAFVGKVVFFCWFFIWVRWTLPRFRYDQLMHLGWKVMLPLALANLVLTAVVVALV encoded by the coding sequence ATGACGGACCTCGTGCTGACGACCTTCCTGAAGATGGCCTTCATCCTGGCGGTGATCCTCGGGCTGGTGCCCGTGCTGATCTGGGCCGAGCGCAAGGGCTCGGCCTTCATCCAGGACCGCACGGGGCCGAACCGGGCGGGCATCGCGGGCATCCGCCTCGCCGGCCTGATCCACCCCATCGCCGACGTCCTGAAGCTGCTGTTCAAGGAGGACGTGCGGCCGGCCGGGGTCCACCGCGTCCTGTACGCGCTGGCGCCCTTCCTGGTCTTCTTCGTCTCGCTGCTGACCTACGCGGTGATCCCCTTCGGCGACTACCTGGAGGTCGGCGGCCGGCGGATCCCGCTGGTGGTGGCCGACCTCGACGTGGGCATCCTCTACGTGCTGGCCATCGCCAGCCTGGGCACCTACGGCATCGTCATGGGCGGCTGGGCCTCGAACAACAAGTACACCTTCCTCGGCGCGGTGCGCTCCACGTCGCAGATGATCAGCTACGAGATCAGCATGGGGCTGGCGCTGATGGGCCTGCTGCTGGTCAGCCAGTCCCTGCGCCTGACCGACGTCGTGGCCGGGCAGGGCGTGCTGCTCTGGGGCTTCCTGCCGCGCTGGGGCGTGGTGATCCAGCCCCTGGGCGCGATCCTGTTCATGACCGCCGCCTTCGCCGAGACCAACCGCAACCCCTTCGACCTGCCCGAGGGCGAGTCGGAGCTGGTCTCCGGCTACCACCTCGAGTACAGCTCCATGAAGTTCGCCCTGTTCTTCATGGCCGAGTACACGAACCTGGTGGTGGCCTCGGCCCTGATCGCGACCCTCTACTTCGGCGGCTGGAACATCCCCTGGCTGCCCCGCGCCGTCATCGAGGCCCGCGCCGGCGTCCTGCTGCCGCTGCTGCTGGCCGCCCACGTCGCGATCTGCGCCCTGGCCGCCGCGCTGTACCTGCGGCGGGCGTCGCGCGAGCGCGGCCGGTTCGGCGACGGGCGCGACCGCGAGCCCGGGCTGATGGCCGGCGTCTGCGTCCTGCTGGGTCTGGCGGGCCTCGCCGCGCTCGCCCTGCGACCCTGGGAGATCGGCCCCGCCGGCGCCTCGCTGCTGGCGACCGCGCTGCAGGTCGGCGCCTTCGTGGGCAAGGTCGTCTTCTTCTGCTGGTTCTTCATCTGGGTGCGCTGGACCCTGCCGCGCTTCCGGTACGACCAGCTCATGCACCTGGGCTGGAAGGTGATGCTGCCGCTGGCGCTGGCCAACCTGGTCCTGACCGCGGTGGTCGTGGCGCTCGTCTGA